One window from the genome of Eucalyptus grandis isolate ANBG69807.140 chromosome 7, ASM1654582v1, whole genome shotgun sequence encodes:
- the LOC104454953 gene encoding uncharacterized protein LOC104454953 — MGNCASPQITRNGGLAMTTRHHDWSPSPPYMLKVIHMDGRLQEFPQTIKASQLLSQNPNCFLCSSESMFIDSLAPQIHEEEDLCLGQLYFLLPLSMSRVPLSLRELCLLAVKASAVLESSLSSRRRKDRVSSGEKEGQSFVRGGSLEMVSSSHHVRHQEMGRG; from the coding sequence ATGGGCAACTGTGCATCTCCTCAAATCACAAGAAATGGTGGCCTTGCCATGACCACCCGTCACCATGACTGGTCACCATCTCCTCCATACATGCTCAAGGTCATTCACATGGACGGAAGACTGCAAGAGTTCCCCCAAACCATCAAGGCTTCTCAACTCCTCTCCCAGAACCCTAACTGCTTCCTCTGCAGCTCAGAGTCCATGTTCATCGACTCCTTAGCCCCCCAAATCCACGAAGAGGAAGACCTCTGTTTGGGCCAACTCTATTTCCTGTTGCCTCTTTCCATGTCCCGAGTCCCGCTCTCTTTAAGAGAGCTCTGCTTGCTCGCTGTCAAGGCCAGCGCTGTGCTCGAGAGCAGCTTGAGTTCGAGGAGAAGGAAGGACAGAGTTTCGTCAGGGGAGAAGGAAGGACAGAGCTTCGTCAGGGGCGGATCACTAGAGATGGTGTCAAGCTCCCACCACGTTCGACACCAAGAGATGGGACGTGGGTGA
- the LOC104455550 gene encoding uncharacterized protein LOC104455550, with protein MGNCAAPQITRNGGLSMTTYHHSWPSSSPSTLKVIHMDGRLQEFTQTIKASHLLSQNPNCFLCSSESMFIDSIIPQIHEEEDLCLGQLYFLLPLPMSRVPLSLQELCMLAIKASAVLESSSSSDGRKDKVSSMAGQRRCQAPIRFDAARLELVQSSRRIEL; from the coding sequence ATGGGCAACTGTGCGGCTCCTCAGATCACAAGAAATGGTGGCCTTTCCATGACCACTTATCACCATAGCTGGCCATCATCATCTCCATCCACGCTCAAGGTCATTCACATGGACGGAAGACTGCAAGAGTTCACCCAAACCATCAAGGCTTCTCACCTCCTCTCCCAGAACCCAAACTGCTTCCTCTGCAGCTCAGAGTCCATGTTCATCGACTCCATAATCCCCCAAAtccacgaagaagaagacctcTGTTTGGGCCAACTCTATTTCCTCTTGCCTCTCCCCATGTCCCGAGTGCCGCTCTCTTTACAAGAGCTCTGCATGCTCGCCATCAAGGCCAGCGCCGTGCTCGAGAGCAGCTCGAGTTCGGACGGAAGGAAGGACAAGGTTTCGTCAATGGCGGGTCAACGGAGGTGTCAAGCTCCCATCAGGTTCGATGCCGCGAGACTAGAATTGGTTCAGAGCAGCCGAAGAATTGAGTTGTGA